tttgcccagaccaacgcccgccactgccacgacatcttCTCCTTTTCAcctgtgaacaaaagaaaaacaccATACCCTTctacgctaacattttttttttttttttttttatttattagggagggtgggcgggaactttcctaaactttctgttgtccctcccagCGCAGAAACTCCTTTTAACTAGTCCCACCcctgatcctccctccccctcggctctaaaCTCACcaattaactttaacccttacactgctaccattgtcatgtgcgccctttgcatacatcattgcatgctgttgctccaggcttttcttgactattggataacagatgtataTTAACTATATCAACCCTTATACTCttactccaaataaataagaccacaccagcttttggagtaataaaaaaggccgtagcagcctactttattttaacatatcaaaaatataaaatataaaataataaattctgtcatagaaaaacaataaccaaaaacatctgttatacaacctgttatccaaaagagcgttggtctgagcaatcgcttagcaaaaacaaactgatggcgataacaactatagcactgcagccctaatccaaaatctccaataggcctcaagccgacaagctggctcagagactgccgtgaccgcagtgccccattatcacttcccggctaacctccgttaaccgggaaccaaaaaacctccggacccatatcagcgctggatccccactcttactttttgccatcttccttcctttgcccagaccaacgcccgccacagcatcccaatagtaacaccttactcttgggtgcccctccacacccgaatagcACGCTGAATGGCATCTTGCAAGCCTAACGCCCACAAATCTGTACCCACATCATTGAGGTGCACCCCATCACGTCTCAGATACCGCCATGTTTCGAATTCCAATTCATTATGCCGAACAGCTAACCCCCCATTACTGACCACAAACTTACTGATTTCCCTGTTGATCTTCTTCCTGGCTCTGTTCACCCCCTCCACTGACCTAGCCATTCTCCAAGACATCCTGGCAACCATGTCCGACCAAATAATGATCATCTGCGGGAACTCCTTCATCAATCGCCAAATATCAAACTTGATATCCCGCACGATGTCTATCATTGAGCGAATGCCCAAATCGTTCCCGCCAACATGTATCACCAGGACATCTGGAGGACCCTCTCTGTTTGCGTATCGCTGTACCTCTTGAACCAACCTTCCCCACAACATCCCCGGTATCCCAAACCACTTTATATACACTTCCCGTCTGTCAAAACTTAGTTGCCTACCCTCAGGCCTagcgtctcccctccgagccccccaacatacataagaatggcccataatccagaccattctcggtgctgcacctgaaattagaagaaaacaaaacactattcTCAACATTGACTATACCAACTATAATACTTGTCCTAATCAGATAACTAAATGTATGCCCCACATAAACCAACAGAAAGCAACCCTGTCCCTTATAATTGTATTGCCAGTTGTGGCCTAACATAAGATTGGAATCTGTTCGATTCCCACCGTCCGATCCTTTTTATCACCTCCACATCCAACCCCAGCCTGGCCGCTTCCGTCGCGGCTCCAATCctaaatgagtgggatgaaaaatccttctcctccagccccagcccctgtaaacattttttaaacacagcTACAAACTGGAAACGTGACAACCAAGTACCCTTTTGATGCACTAGTAAGGGGCCTTGAAAATCCGGCCTAACCTTCAAGAATTCCCGGACCGTGCCCACCGGGCACTGGGGGGAACCATGAATAGGATAAATTCGCACCATCCTGCCTCTTCCCCCCTGATCCGTCTTCGACTTCCTCAAAAATATCGATACCCCCTCCTCATCAAGTTGCACCTCCTGTAACCTAATTCCCCCTTGCACTTTTTTGGAAGGACTAACTAGCTCCCCTATCCTAAACGCTCCAAAAAATGCCAACACGAAAGCAACCTTAAACAAAACGACCTCGTATTCAGATGAGCAAACCACCCCCAACTTATCCACAATACCCCTCAATATCTCAAAAGTTACCGGTCTCCTCGAATCACGCTTAACCACCGCCCTCCTGTAACCCTTCAACGCTTGTCGTACCCAAAATTCCTTGGTGACGTCGGGCTGCCCTTGTAGTTTGAAAAGGAAAGCCAAACCGGCCAACTGCGTATTCATCCTTGACACGGACACGCCCTCGTCCAATTTCTGGACCACATAATACAGCAATAGAGAACTTACTCCTTGGCCTACCGGATCCTCCCCCAAAGCTTGTACAAATGATatccattcctgccataccctaTTGTATGAGGCCCATGTATTCtcacttaccgaccgcttaatccatccctctatgatgccagcgcaatctcccacagccagtctggacaaggtaTCCCTTGTTGCTCCGcgtccggcgccaactcccggaacctgtcccactggaagcgagacagcgcATCAGCAATAACGTTTTCCACCCCCGGCAAAtgcacagcatgaatgaaaacattcagttgtagacATCTTAGGATTAAATGCTGCAGCAGTCTGATCaccggcggagatgacgccgtgaccctgtttatcacttgcaccacccccatgttatccCCATGAAAGcgcactttcagatccctgaatgatgcaccccatagttccactgccagaactactggaaacaattccagtagaACCAAGTTCTTCGTGAAGCCCTCTTCTATCCAAGCTTGTGGCCACGGACCCGCGCTCCATTTTCCCCGgaaaaaagcaccaaaacctgttgatcctgcggcGTCGGTGAACAATTCCAAGTCAAAGTTACTGACTGGTCctgacatccacattgccctgccattAAAGGATTCCAGGAAGGTAtgccataccttcaggtcctccctGTGCGTTTTCCTCAATCTCACGAAATGTTTAGGCGATTTTATCCCgctcgtgctggccgccagccggcgactgaacactctccccatcggaAGTATGCGGCAAGCAAAGTTCAGCTTGCCCAACACCGATTGCAACCTACGCAGTTGTACCTTTTTAATTCCTATCAGCCCTGCCACTTCTTTTTTTAAATCCTCCAATTTGTCAGCAGGCAATCTGCATTCCATTGCATCCGAATCTAGCACGATAcccaaaaacgtgatgaccgcGCAGGGTCCCTCcgttttttcggccgccagtggaaTGCCGAATCTGCCCGCTATATGCTGCAATGAAGCCAGCAACACCGCGCATACTCTAGAAGAGGCCGGGCCTATGCATAGAAagtcatccaagtagtgaattatcgaattcaccccggatacatcccttaccacccattccacgaaggaaCTGAATTGTTCAAATATCGCGCACGACACTGAACAACCCATGGGTAAGCATTGATCGACATAAAAACCGCCGTTCCAGTGGCACccgagcaaccggaaactatccgggtgaaccggcaACAGACGAAACGCTGATTCTATGTCTGCCTTAGCCATCAAGGCGCCTTTCCCATAGTGTCTCACCCACCGCACCGCAGCATCAAAGGACGTGTACGTCACTGAGCATGCATCTTGATCTATTGCGTCATTCACGGATCCCCCTTTcgggaaggataagtggtgaatgagcctgaatttgttgggttcctttttgggCACCACGCCCAGCGGGGACACCACCAAATCAACTATGGGTATTACTGGGAAAGGGCCAACCATCCTCCCCAATGCCACTTCCTTCtgcagtttctccgaaaccacttcAGGATGTTGCAGGGCAGACTTTAAATTCTTGGGCACCGGGGGAGTCACTGATAAACTACATGGAATCCTAAAACCCCGCGCAAAGCCCTCTTCCAATAACGATGCTGCCTCTCTGTCAggatacttaccgagaaacggccgcatcctttccaccatcaccggagtcctcccttttgttcccagcctcTCCCTGTCGGCCTTTTCCTTGTTTAAAGCATCTGGATGATGGATGTgttcccccgcagcctgagcactCATGCTTATACTTACATGTTCCGCCAAACTTACAGGATCCTGAGTTatactgccaacaaacccctttcttgtttccagccgaatgtccctgggtgaacggtccaccggctcccccctgaaaaaactggttttgTGCCCTCGCCGTTGTCATCAAgcgcatccataggctgatgtccttatggtcccaccgtaGCTCTGGGCGAACCGCTCTCCTTTGCCTAAACTGTTCATCGTATCGCAACCATGCCGAAcctccatatactctatacgcttccccaatcgcatcctgatagcagaaaagcgccgaacagtgttccggctgcttctcccctatcacacttgccatgatcgcgaacgcttgtaaccaattCGTGAATGTCCTAGGTATCAGCCTATACCTTCTCTTTTCCTCATCTTCTTTTTTAGAGTCATCCGGCTTGACTCTATCAAGATTGAACTTCTCCAAGGGCAGCAatgaaaatatttccacatactcacccttccataatttctcccgcacttcctgtttcaagtgcgctcctaacggcccttcgtagcacacatacacctcacagCGAGCCGCGTCCGCCAGCCTAATGATGTCCTTCCTTGCCGCCGCCTCTCCTGTCGGCGCTGTTTTTTCCTTCCCCTGAGCAGCTCCACTCCCCGTAGCTTGCTGATCAGGTGACGTGACCACAGCCGCAACCGCTGTTGTCGGGTCCCCTCCAGCCCTTCCTAAATCCTTCCCCGtctgctgtgtccatgcagctctcGGGCCCTCCCCCGGCTTCTCTGCAGCCTCCAACCTCTGCACTAGTTCCTTAATTcccgttaaaaaccccaggaaaccCTGTGTTCCTGCACCTATGCCAGACCCCGCTATGCTGTTTTCTAAACCTACAATCCCCGATCTAACATCTGATGCATCATTTAAGCTAGACAGTGCATTGATCTGTGTTGGCTCACCTGGCTGCCTAGGTGTTgacccatcagccgaccgtctgcccTCTTCTGGCCCCATCCTCCTGGGCAGGGGGGCCGCATCCTCCTCCGATCCGGATTCCTCCTCTCTTCCGCTCCGACCTGGCTCTTCCTCTGAAGCCGATGGAGGCCCGCCCTGGATGTGTACCGCGGCTGCCGCGTTGCTCGCCATCCTTCCCCTCCTCCGCGCAGCGAAACCTCCGGTGGACTTCCGGCTTGCCTTCCCGGGACCGGTGTGTGCTACCTCAGCCCTGCTAGCCTCCGCTCCGGTAGCTGTTAGTCCAGCCCTGTTTCTTTCTCCTCTCTGCCTTTCCCCTGCCGTGGAACTAGAAGGCCCGGGGATCCCTGCAGGCAGTGCAGCTGAAGCAATGGCGGCGCTCCCCGCcgtcatcctgggggcggggcttgcgctctcAGTACGTCTCCCGCTCCGAGGCCTAGCTGTGGCCGGATCCCAGTCACGTCTCTCTTCTTGTCCCGCCGGGGCCGCGCGCCCGCTGGCCCGCTCTCTCACTGCAGCACGTTTTGCCGGAGGGCCCCCCGGGAGTCTGGATGACAGACTACCCGAGTGCCGCTGCGCAGACGTCATGCGGTCCGGCGAGAACCGCTCAGGAGGCCGAGAGCGGCGCGCTCTAGTGCCGCTTCTCTCTCCTACACTTGCCTGCCTAGTTGAGCCCTGTAGCGCGGCTGCGATAGTCTCCTGCAGCCACTCGGCTCCCCTAACCGCTGCTTCCTCCCGCAACTGGGCCATTAGCCCCTCTAATTCAGCCATGATAGCCACACCACCTACCTGAGAACTTTCCTAAActttctgttgtccctcccagCGCAGAAACTCCTTTTAACTAGTCCCACCcctgatcctccctccccctcggctctaaaCTCACcaattaactttaacccttacactgctaccattgtcatgtgcgccctttgcatacatcattgcatgctgttgctccaggcttttctttacACTTTGCAAGCAACCTTCTCCATTCCTAGCATCCGTTGTCTTGGTGTACACACATCAACTGAAAAAGACCAGCAAGCAAAGTAGTTTTTTTGGCAGAAAAGACATAAAACATCTCTTTTACCAAGATATCTCTACCCTTTACCTgccagcaattttttatttttttttttggttttgattttGGCTTATTTCTGACACTTTATCTCCACCTATATCTATACCCTTTACTTaccatcaattttttattttatttttttctgacactttagtTCCACCTTATTTGATGCCCTTCCCAGTAACACATGTTCTTCCTCTCCTCCTTCTACCATTTAGCTCAGTTCCTGGGAGCAAAGAAAAACTATTATTTCCCAGTATAGTTGAGTATGTGACTACCTCCCCCATGTGACAGCGGTGGTGTTTAGCGATATGCTGCTCAGGAACTCAACACTGTCAGATGGAATGGGGAGAGAATTCTCCTCTTTGTGTAAGCTCCAAATCACAGGTTGTAGCCATCAGTGTGATTCCTCTGTTCTCTCCAAGAGGTGGAAGCATGTAGCCAAGGAGCAAAAGGAAAGCGAGTATGTTCAACTATGAAAGACATGGGCAACACATATTAAAAGCCTGTTGTTAAAATACTGATGTCTATACGCCCTAATCAGAATTGAAAGCTTGCTTCAAgtgaaatgaaatttttttttcgaaaataaAAAAGCTGGTATAATTACCTGCACTGTGCATATTACACAGAGTGGTCCCATACCTTCTATTTGGCAATCCCCCACTGGCACTGTTCACTCCTCCTTTTCCTGGATGCCTCCTTAGAAAgccatgtgctatgggggcacccatgtgcaTGCACTCCCGAGCCAGagccagaaagccccccccccccccgcttcctacTCACAGGATTTTTAGTAACGGCAGTATGAGCCTATGGCTCCGCTTCCCTCAGTTTCTGctgtgaaagcaggaagtgaggAAAGTGGTGATGGAACCAAGACAGTGCTGGATCAgtgacaggactcaggtaagtgtttagggatggggggttCTAGAACAGGTAGTGGGGCATTTTACatgttaatgcagagaatgcattaaagtggttctaaaggcataagtATTTTTACCCTAATGCCTTCATTGCATTAAGGTAACAAACCCTTCCAATATCTGCTCCCTCTAGACACCCCCTAAATACGTACCTGGTTCCTCTTGTGATCCAATGCTTTGCCTGTCTGCAGCAGTGCTGCTCTTTCTCCCACTTCTCACAGGACACAGAAGCAGCAGCGGGAGCctttagctcctgctgctgtcaatcaaatcccggGAGGAAGTAGCAGAGGTATGAGGCCAAGCCACactttgtgtgtctatggatgctcACAGCACTGCTCAGGAGcgtgcccacatgagtgcccccacagcacccaacttgctatgggggcactagcaGAAGACGAGGAGCGAAGAGTGCAAGCAGggcctccagaagaggaggtaagagacCACTTTGTACAAGAGCAGGTAAATATGGTACAAGTAAAAATAAATGCGTGCCTTTACAACAATTTGTAACCTTCTGAGTTTAGAACCACTACATCCACTGCATCTGGCATCTTGTTTAAcggcttcctgaccagccgccacagttatactgcggcaggttggcttctctgcgcgagctgtcgtagcgatacgtcggctcgcgggggtCGGCACAGCGGGGGGTggtgatgctcgtggccgacggtcgcaatgaccaccggccacgagcgatcgtgagcaggagacacagaacagggacgagtgtgtgtaagcacacacttccctgttctgttctgacaggagtggcagaacatgtgttcctattagctaggaaccacgatccgtcacttcctctggTCAATCCACTCTCCCTTCAGCTAGAATCACCTACCAGGGAAAACAGTtgacccctagatcgccccctagtgttaaccccttgccagtgacatttttacagtaatcaatgcatttttatagcactgaacgctatattaatgccaatagtcccaaaaatgtgtcaaaattgtgcgatgtgtccgccataatgtcgcagtcacgataattatcgtagatcaccgccattactagtaaaaaagaaaaataataataaaaatgccataaatctatcccctattttgtagatgctataacttttgcccaaaccaatcaagaaacaagtagaagaatacatatcggtctaaactgagaaaaaatgtgcttttttaaaaaaaaaaatggggatatttattatagcaaaaattacaaaatattgtgtttttttcaaaatttcgctctttttttgtttatagcgcaaaaaataaaaaccgcagaggcaatcaaataccaccaaaagaaagctctatttgtggggaaaaaaggacgtcaattttgtttgggtgcaacgttgcacggctgcacaattgtcacttaaagcgacgcagtgcagaatcgcaaaaagtgctctggtcaggaagggggtaaattcttccggggctgaagtggttaagatttcaTAAATTAAtacagaattttttcaaatttttcagttaAAATCTAAATAAATGGATACAAGATTTTTCAAGGAGCCCAAACAACAACCCAGCATTTATATTCCTCAATACTTTTCTCTCCTAACAAATAACTTCATGATTTAAATAATTACCATGCAGTTTGTGACAAGATTTCAATGTAATATTTTGAATCATGACATCAACTCTATGAGTGCTTTGAGTCTAAAAAATTACAAGCTAATCAAAAATCCATTCTGGGACAACAATGATCATGCAGTGCACTGCACTTGCCATTCAAGCACCTTAGAAGTAAAGCCGTAAAGACACATAGCTAAGTGGAAGTTTAGACATCTCTCGGTCACCCATACTGCCAAATTATAATCTCCTTCCTGCAGAACTGAATTTGTTGTTAAAGATGGGTGCAAATTTTCAGTTTAAAAAGCTGACACTGTCATTGGGTCAGTGAATCTGCCACTCATTCCAGGATAGGCTGGACCCAACACCCATTCAGGCTCACAATGCTCAGGGATTAGATTTAACAGCCCATAGATAGCCTTTCAATGAATGCTACTTTGCAGCTAGTTCAGTAAAAGATAAACCAACGGAGCAGCAAGTCCCTCCACAAAGCATATCAAGGCTTTAAATATGTGCTTCAAGGATTCATTGAAAATAGGGACAATAGAGGGacttcctgtcatttccac
This window of the Aquarana catesbeiana isolate 2022-GZ linkage group LG01, ASM4218655v1, whole genome shotgun sequence genome carries:
- the LOC141127705 gene encoding integrase/recombinase xerD homolog — its product is MASNAAAAVHIQGGPPSASEEEPGRSGREEESGSEEDAAPLPRRMGPEEGRRSADGSTPRQPVGQVPGVGAGRGATRDTLSRLAVGDCAGIIEGWIKRSVSENTWASYNRVWQEWISFVQALGEDPVGQGVSSLLLYYVVQKLDEGVSVSRMNTQLAGLAFLFKLQGQPDVTKEFWVRQALKGYRRAVVKRDSRRPVTFEILRGIVDKLGVVCSSEYEVVLFKVAFVLAFFGAFRIGELVSPSKKVQGGIRLQEVQLDEEGVSIFLRKSKTDQGGRGRMVRIYPIHGSPQCPVGTVREFLKVRPDFQGPLLVHQKGTWLSRFQFVAVFKKCLQGLGLEEKDFSSHSFRIGAATEAARLGLDVEVIKRIGRWESNRFQSYVRPQLAIQL